Proteins co-encoded in one Malus sylvestris chromosome 9, drMalSylv7.2, whole genome shotgun sequence genomic window:
- the LOC126582309 gene encoding probable N-acetyltransferase HLS1, with protein MVLTKVAAEKSPIRVPLLQLVVREYDEERDKTAVEEMERKCELEQCGNPSLVTDLMGDPTCRIRRFPTHVMLIAEYGEQNIVGVIRGCVKEATSGNSVFVRLAYILGLRVSPTHRRLGIGSKLVTHLEEWCKQNGANYAYMATDCTNEASINLFTIKCAYQKFRTPTILVQPVHAHKKPISSTKIAIVQLPAKLAESIYCQLFAQSEFFPKDIHNILSSHLNLGSFMALPKKSLLKFDPQKDTTLPTNFAILSVWNTKEVFKLQVKGVSSLTYACCVGARVLDAWLPWLRLPSFPNVFKQFGVHFMYGLHMEGKNGKWLMKALCNFVHNMAREDDGCAAVVTEVSQRDPVREAIPHWRKLSWEEDMWCVKKLADQAKQGEKTTSSDDGQFDWINTRSSSSVVFVDPRDF; from the exons ATGGTGCTAACTAAGGTAGCTGCTGAAAAGTCGCCAATAAGGGTGCCTTTGCTTCAACTGGTGGTGAGAGAGTATGATGAAGAACGTGATAAGACCGCGGTGGAGGAGATGGAAAGGAAGTGTGAACTTGAGCAGTGTGGAAACCCTTCTTTAGTAACTGATCTCATGGGTGATCCTACATGTCGCATTCGCCGCTTCCCGACACACGTTATGCTG ATTGCAGAGTACGGAGAACAAAATATAGTAGGTGTGATAAGGGGTTGTGTAAAAGAGGCAACATCAGGCAATTCAGTTTTTGTAAGGCTTGCTTATATTTTGGGACTTAGGGTCTCTCCCACGCAcag GAGGCTAGGCATTGGTTCAAAACTAGTCACACATTTGGAAGAATGGTGCAAGCAAAACGGAGCAAACTATGCATACATGGCCACAGACTGTACAAACGAGGCCTCTATCAATCTGTTCACAATAAAATGTGCATACCAAAAGTTTCGCACACCCACAATATTGGTCCAACCAGTCCATGCACACAAGAAGCCAATATCCTCGACCAAAATTGCAATCGTTCAACTTCCAGCGAAGCTAGCCGAGTCAATCTATTGCCAACTCTTTGCCCAATCAGAATTTTTCCCCAAAGATATCCACAACATTTTATCTAGTCACCTCAATTTGGGTAGTTTCATGGCCCTACCGAAAAAGTCCCTCCTCAAGTTTGATCCACAAAAGGACACTACTCTGCCTACAAACTTTGCCATCCTCAGTGTTTGGAACACGAAAGAAGTGTTCAAGTTGCAAGTGAAGGGAGTGTCGAGCCTAACGTATGCATGTTGTGTGGGGGCTAGGGTTTTAGATGCATGGCTTCCATGGCTGCGATTGCCTTCGTTTCCCAACGTTTTTAAGCAGTTTGGGGTCCACTTCATGTACGGACTACACATGGAGGGTAAGAACGGAAAGTGGCTCATGAAGGCTTTGTGCAACTTTGTGCATAACATGGCTAGAGAAGACGATGGTTGTGCTGCTGTGGTGACTGAGGTGAGCCAGAGGGACCCAGTTAGAGAGGCAATCCCACATTGGAGAAAGTTGTCGTGGGAAGAAGATATGTGGTGCGTTAAGAAGCTTGCTGATCAAGCAAAGCAAGGAGAGAAGACGACGTCATCTGATGACGGCCAGTTTGATTGGATTAACACTCGATCTTCTTCATCGGTGGTTTTTGTTGACCCTCGTGACTtctag